A section of the Streptomyces xinghaiensis S187 genome encodes:
- a CDS encoding ABC transporter transmembrane domain-containing protein — protein MRPHRSALFLLLAVTAVDSLIIVSTPLLLKKIIDDGILRDDMAVVTTIALVVAGLAVVDAFAQLGQSYISGRIGQGVSHDLRVETFKHVQRQPMAFFTRTQIGLLASRLNGDVMLAQQALSTLLTSVTSVLTVVLVLAEMFYLSWLISLIAVCMLPLFVIPAIYVGRRLQRYSREQMQANGELGGIISERFNAGGAMLAKLYGRPREEADAFETRARTVREVGVVWTVYSRLSFIFMALLASLTTALVYGVGGGLVLNDVFQIGTLVALAALLGRLYGPITQLSAMQSNALTAMVSFDRLFEILDLKPLIEESPDAVALPAPGGGPAPEIEFEGVSFRYPRAGDVSLVSLESSALSPAEREKETAEVLHDLSFRAPAGKLTALVGPSGGGKTTTTHLVSRLYDPTSGTVRIDGHDLRDVTLDSLRDVVGVVSQDAHFYHDTIRANLLYARPEATERELLDACRSARIGDLVASLPSGLDTVVGDRGYRLSGGEKQRLALARLLLKAPSVVVLDEATAHLDSESEAAIQRALTTALRDRTSLVIAHRLSTIREADQILVIDGGRVRESGTHEELLAGGGLYAELYHTQFNRPGANGTGSDGGGHAHEALVPAPVAGDGDLAARQPVAGGSLALGGTVPPGAGGDLVVRRHSEEH, from the coding sequence ATGAGGCCGCACCGGAGTGCGCTGTTCCTGCTGCTGGCCGTCACCGCGGTGGATTCCCTCATCATCGTGTCCACGCCACTGCTGCTGAAGAAGATCATCGATGACGGCATTCTCAGGGACGACATGGCCGTGGTCACGACCATCGCCCTCGTCGTCGCCGGACTCGCCGTCGTCGACGCCTTCGCGCAGCTCGGGCAGAGCTACATCTCCGGGCGCATCGGACAGGGCGTCAGCCACGATCTGCGGGTCGAGACGTTCAAGCACGTCCAGCGGCAGCCGATGGCGTTCTTCACCCGGACCCAGATCGGTCTGCTCGCCAGCCGGCTGAACGGTGACGTCATGCTGGCGCAGCAGGCTCTCAGCACCCTGCTGACGTCGGTGACCAGCGTGCTGACCGTGGTCCTCGTACTCGCCGAGATGTTCTATCTGTCCTGGCTCATCAGCCTGATCGCCGTGTGCATGCTGCCGCTGTTCGTCATCCCGGCCATCTACGTCGGACGGCGCCTCCAGCGCTACTCCCGCGAGCAGATGCAGGCCAACGGCGAGCTGGGCGGCATCATCAGCGAACGCTTCAACGCGGGCGGCGCCATGCTCGCCAAGCTCTACGGCCGCCCGCGCGAGGAGGCGGACGCCTTCGAGACCCGGGCGCGCACCGTGCGCGAGGTCGGCGTGGTCTGGACGGTCTACAGCCGGCTGTCGTTCATCTTCATGGCGCTGCTCGCCTCGCTCACCACCGCGCTCGTCTACGGCGTCGGCGGCGGCCTGGTCCTGAACGACGTCTTCCAGATCGGCACGCTGGTGGCCCTGGCCGCTCTTCTCGGCCGGCTCTACGGGCCGATCACCCAGCTCTCCGCCATGCAGTCCAACGCGCTGACCGCGATGGTCAGTTTCGACCGGCTCTTCGAGATCCTCGATCTCAAGCCGCTCATCGAGGAGAGCCCGGACGCCGTCGCCCTGCCCGCGCCGGGCGGCGGGCCCGCGCCGGAGATCGAGTTCGAGGGGGTGTCGTTCCGGTATCCGCGCGCCGGCGACGTCTCCCTGGTCTCCCTGGAGTCCAGCGCGCTCTCCCCGGCCGAGCGGGAGAAGGAGACGGCGGAAGTCCTCCACGACCTCAGCTTCCGGGCGCCGGCCGGCAAACTCACGGCCCTCGTCGGCCCGTCGGGCGGGGGCAAGACGACCACCACCCACCTGGTGTCCCGGCTCTACGACCCGACCTCGGGCACCGTCCGCATCGACGGCCACGACCTGCGCGACGTCACCCTCGACTCCCTGCGCGACGTTGTGGGCGTGGTCAGCCAGGACGCCCACTTCTACCACGACACGATCCGGGCAAACCTCCTCTACGCCCGTCCCGAGGCCACCGAGCGGGAACTGCTCGACGCCTGCCGGTCCGCGCGGATCGGCGATCTCGTCGCCTCGCTCCCGAGCGGCCTCGACACCGTGGTCGGCGACCGCGGGTACCGGCTCTCGGGCGGGGAGAAGCAGCGGCTCGCCCTGGCCAGACTGCTGCTGAAGGCCCCCTCCGTCGTGGTGCTCGACGAGGCCACCGCGCACCTGGACTCCGAGTCCGAGGCGGCCATCCAGCGGGCGCTGACCACCGCGCTGCGCGACCGGACCTCGCTGGTCATCGCCCACCGGCTGTCCACCATCCGCGAGGCCGACCAGATCCTCGTCATCGACGGGGGCCGGGTGCGCGAGAGCGGGACGCACGAGGAACTGCTGGCGGGGGGCGGGCTCTACGCCGAGCTCTACCACACCCAGTTCAACCGGCCGGGCGCCAACGGCACCGGCTCCGACGGCGGGGGACACGCCCACGAGGCGCTGGTTCCCGCACCGGTTGCCGGGGACGGCGACCTCGCGGCCCGTCAGCCGGTCGCCGGAGGCTCCCTCGCCCTGGGCGGAACCGTGCCGCCGGGGGCCGGCGGCGACCTCGTCGTCCGCCGCCATTCCGAAGAGCACTAG
- a CDS encoding non-ribosomal peptide synthetase has product MNGQEGSTLPLSECQEGIWLAQRIESSRGLYHIGQYIEILGPVDTRVFELALRRAVEETDILRVRFVEDSAGRVSQWIGPPPEWSMPVVDLSGEKDPWQAAGTWMRGELGRVNDPTEGGLFAHALFTLAADRHIWYQRYNHLLMDGFACSLMGRRVADLYTAMLRGEPLRAPGYAPLGELLAQESAYRASEQCARDRQYWHDRFADRPDPAAVPGHRPAAAPGGVVRATGHLPPPVVAALHAAAAGAKVSWPRFLVAAVAAFTSRMTGADEAVLSIPVAGRTSAQARRTPCTMANMLPFRLPAGPSANPAELAREAEREATGLLGHQRFRGERLRQELDWPSGGRWHFGPSVNILPLGANLRFGECRGIVRDLSSRRVEEVGVVVSGWSDDRGMAVALEANAAHYDEDWARAGHRSLLSFMERVVADPSVPVGRIGVLDAAGHGRIVGGWSATAGEPPGLSVPELVAGRVREAPGAVAVVEGERSLSYGELDGAAGRLAGFLSSLGVGRGERVAVVMERSADLLVALLGVWRAGAAYVPVDAGSPVERVAFVLADAAPVVVLCTEATRGVIPEDSAVRVLVWDDPALAVELAAVEVPLSVPVGPRDVAYVMYTSGSTGVPKGVAVPHGGVAALVGEREWSVGRDDAVLMHAPHAFDVSLFEVWVPLAAGARVVVAEPGAVEAARLREGVAGDGLTAVHLTAGSFRVLAAEAPECFRGLRQVLTGGDVVPPEAVARVREACPEVSVRHLYGPTETTLCATWHELRPGGVLGEVLPIGRPLPGRRTFVLDAFLQPVPPGAVGELYVAGPGLARGYWDRPGPTAERFLACPFLPGERMYRTGDLVRWTGTGELLFVGRADGQVKLRGFRVEPGEVEAALATHPAVAQAVVVAREDRPGERRLVGYVVPDGTGTPDGTGAPDPRAVREHAAGILPEYMVPAAVLVLDALPVTANGKVDRRALPAPDFAERVSGRAPRTAVEETLCRLSAEVLGLERVGAEDSFFSLGGDSIMAMQLAARARRAGLLFKPQDVFEHETPAGLAAVAAAGPLPAESGPAGGHRAGDGSLLASLRPGELDDLRARVPGLVDVWPLSPLQEGMLFHATSHDRGPDVYTSRRMLALDGPLDTDRLRASWQTLLDRHEVLRAGFHRRESGETVQVIARDVALPWREADLSHLPEDTAREELARLARAERAERFDLAAAPLLRLLLVRLGADRYRQIITAHHTLIDGWSMSVLFAELAEVYAADGDGRALPAPASYREYLAWLERQDRDAAREAWRAELADTAEPTLVAPEDRVSTPVLPEPVSFEFTEELTRGVTELARTHGVTVNTVIQAAWALVLARLVGRTDVVFGTTVAGRPADLPGAESAVGPFINTLPVRVGLVPEQPVAELLAGLRDRQVAQMGRQFTGLQEIRRLAGPGAVFDTLVVYENLPRTARDTASPAIRPVGEPTDMGHFPLALIVVPDERLRGHLVHRPDAVGRSRARELVSWLTRVLERMTADPASPVGRVGVLDTAERALVLDTWNPPATAEPDVPAPELFARAAAAVPGAVAVEDGRRSLTYRELSAETRRLAHHLAGAGVGPETRVGVIADRSAELVTALLAISLAGGVYVPMDPAHPPARLRLMLDDVAPPVLLCTRDTRAVVPAAFPGRIVVLGEAGAGSAEAGRTGGDGPDAWRPPRLSPANAAYVIHTSGSTGTPKGVVTSHRGLANLVAVHIDRYALGTGSRVLQLLSPGFDVSMADIWPVLCAGGRLVLAPPGRLHATGEELVGLMRDRRITRVAMTPTLLAQLPPEDLPDLRTLVLGGEPAPEDVRRRWSAGREMYNEYGVTEATVTSTLYRTPDGPGTPPIGRPVGNTRAYVLDGFLQPVPPGTAGELYLAGAGLARGYLGRARLTAERFVACPFAPGERMYRTGDLAHWTADGRLVYAGRADAQVKVRGFRVELGEIEAALSAHPAVERAVVVAREDRPGERRLVGYAVPYGGAVDGRSLREHLAGTLPEYMVPAAVVTLDALPVTGHGKIDTKALPAPDLTGNASGRAPESRAETILCALFAEVLGAGRVGPDDNFFGLGGDSITSMQLVSRARSEDVVFTSQDVFEHETPAGLAAIARFGDRAGAGPDHGVGEVEWTPVMRQLGERVTGGAFAQWVVLGSPAGLRRDALVAAVAAVLDTHAMLRLRVLPGENGPRLLTGEPGSADAAGLVTRVDAAGIAASGLDALAGRVARDAVARLDPGAGAVFRVVWVDAGPERTGRLVLVAHHLSVDGVSWRILAPDLRAAYEAAEAGRKPGLEPVATSFRQWAGLLAAQAAQPARTAELASWTALLDGVRPPRGIGAPDPVRDTAATVRRRTLVVPARQARTLVSRAPAVFHCGVHDILLAALAAAVAHWWQDSGTALLVDVEGHGREPLDGTDVLRTVGWFTGVHPVRLDTSGTDPSEVAAGGPAAGALLKAVKEQARAVPGDGLGYGLLRHLNPATGPVLAGLPSPRIGFNYLGRFPAGARSDAVKPWQMAGETAIGGSADPGMPAVHALEAGAAVRDTADGPELVITLSRPAALLDDASADRLGRLWLDMLAGLAAHAVDPGAGGHTPSDFPLLDLAQDEVEQFEAIAAQLEGGLSL; this is encoded by the coding sequence ATGAACGGCCAGGAGGGTTCCACCCTGCCCCTGTCCGAATGCCAGGAGGGAATCTGGCTGGCACAGCGGATAGAGAGCTCTCGAGGGCTCTACCACATCGGCCAGTACATCGAAATCCTCGGCCCCGTGGACACCCGGGTCTTCGAACTCGCGTTGCGCCGGGCCGTCGAGGAAACCGACATCCTGCGGGTGCGTTTCGTCGAGGATTCCGCGGGCCGGGTCTCCCAGTGGATCGGCCCCCCGCCGGAATGGAGCATGCCGGTCGTCGACCTCAGCGGGGAAAAGGATCCGTGGCAGGCCGCCGGGACGTGGATGCGCGGCGAGCTGGGCCGGGTGAACGATCCCACCGAGGGCGGACTTTTCGCTCATGCGCTGTTCACGCTCGCGGCCGACCGCCATATCTGGTACCAGCGCTACAACCATCTGCTGATGGACGGCTTCGCCTGTTCCCTGATGGGGCGGCGCGTCGCCGACCTCTACACGGCGATGCTGCGCGGAGAGCCGTTACGGGCACCCGGATACGCCCCGCTCGGCGAACTGCTGGCCCAGGAATCCGCCTACCGTGCGTCCGAGCAGTGCGCACGCGACCGGCAGTACTGGCACGACCGCTTCGCCGACCGCCCCGATCCGGCGGCCGTTCCCGGCCACCGGCCGGCCGCCGCCCCCGGCGGTGTCGTCCGTGCCACGGGCCATCTGCCGCCCCCCGTGGTGGCGGCCCTGCACGCGGCCGCGGCCGGCGCGAAGGTGAGCTGGCCCCGGTTCCTCGTCGCCGCGGTGGCGGCCTTCACCAGCCGGATGACCGGTGCGGACGAGGCCGTGCTCAGCATCCCCGTCGCCGGGCGCACGAGCGCCCAGGCGCGGCGGACCCCCTGCACGATGGCGAACATGCTGCCGTTCCGGCTGCCCGCCGGCCCCTCGGCGAACCCGGCCGAACTGGCGCGGGAGGCGGAGCGGGAGGCCACCGGGCTCCTCGGGCACCAGCGCTTCCGGGGCGAGCGGCTGCGCCAGGAGCTCGACTGGCCGAGTGGGGGCCGGTGGCATTTCGGCCCCTCCGTGAACATCCTGCCCCTCGGTGCCAACCTGCGTTTCGGAGAGTGCCGGGGGATCGTCCGCGACCTGTCGAGCCGGCGCGTCGAGGAAGTGGGCGTGGTGGTCAGCGGCTGGTCGGACGACCGGGGCATGGCGGTGGCCCTGGAGGCCAACGCGGCGCACTACGACGAGGACTGGGCGCGTGCGGGCCACCGGTCCCTTCTCTCGTTCATGGAGCGGGTGGTCGCTGACCCGTCGGTGCCGGTGGGCCGGATCGGTGTGCTGGACGCGGCCGGACACGGGCGGATCGTCGGGGGCTGGAGTGCGACGGCTGGTGAGCCGCCGGGGCTGTCCGTGCCGGAGCTGGTGGCGGGGCGGGTGCGGGAGGCGCCGGGCGCGGTGGCGGTGGTGGAGGGTGAACGGTCGCTGTCGTACGGGGAGTTGGACGGGGCAGCGGGTCGTCTGGCGGGGTTTCTGTCCTCGCTGGGTGTGGGGCGTGGTGAGCGGGTCGCGGTGGTGATGGAGCGGTCGGCGGATCTGCTGGTGGCGCTGCTCGGGGTGTGGAGGGCCGGGGCAGCGTATGTGCCGGTGGACGCCGGTTCTCCGGTGGAGCGGGTGGCGTTCGTGCTGGCCGATGCCGCTCCGGTGGTGGTGCTGTGTACGGAGGCGACGCGGGGTGTGATCCCGGAGGACAGCGCCGTGCGGGTGCTGGTATGGGACGACCCGGCCCTGGCGGTCGAACTGGCCGCCGTGGAGGTGCCGTTGTCCGTTCCGGTGGGTCCGCGGGACGTGGCGTATGTGATGTACACGTCCGGTTCGACGGGGGTGCCGAAGGGTGTGGCGGTGCCGCACGGCGGTGTGGCGGCGCTGGTCGGGGAGCGGGAGTGGTCGGTCGGGCGGGATGACGCGGTGCTGATGCACGCCCCGCACGCGTTCGACGTATCGCTGTTCGAGGTGTGGGTTCCGCTCGCCGCCGGCGCCCGGGTCGTCGTCGCCGAGCCGGGAGCGGTCGAGGCCGCACGGCTGCGGGAGGGCGTCGCCGGTGACGGGCTGACAGCGGTGCACCTGACCGCCGGTTCGTTCCGCGTCCTCGCGGCCGAGGCGCCGGAGTGTTTCCGAGGCCTGCGCCAGGTGCTGACCGGCGGTGACGTCGTGCCGCCGGAGGCGGTGGCCCGGGTGCGGGAGGCGTGCCCGGAGGTGTCCGTCCGTCATCTGTACGGGCCCACGGAGACCACGCTCTGCGCGACCTGGCACGAGCTGCGTCCCGGTGGCGTGCTGGGGGAGGTGCTGCCGATCGGCCGCCCGCTGCCCGGCCGGCGCACCTTCGTCCTCGACGCCTTCCTCCAGCCGGTACCGCCCGGTGCGGTGGGGGAGCTGTACGTCGCAGGGCCCGGCCTCGCCCGGGGCTACTGGGACCGGCCGGGCCCGACGGCCGAGCGGTTCCTCGCCTGCCCGTTCCTCCCCGGCGAGCGGATGTACCGCACCGGCGACCTGGTCCGCTGGACCGGCACCGGCGAACTCCTCTTCGTGGGCCGCGCGGACGGCCAGGTCAAGCTGCGCGGGTTCCGGGTGGAGCCGGGCGAGGTGGAGGCGGCCCTGGCCACCCACCCGGCCGTCGCGCAGGCGGTGGTGGTGGCCCGTGAGGACCGTCCGGGCGAACGCCGCCTGGTCGGCTACGTCGTCCCGGACGGAACCGGCACCCCGGACGGAACCGGAGCCCCCGACCCGCGGGCCGTGCGCGAGCATGCCGCCGGCATCCTGCCGGAGTACATGGTCCCGGCCGCCGTCCTCGTCCTGGACGCGCTCCCGGTCACCGCCAACGGCAAGGTGGACCGCAGGGCGCTGCCCGCCCCGGACTTCGCCGAGCGGGTCTCCGGCCGTGCGCCCCGGACCGCCGTCGAGGAGACGCTGTGCCGGCTCTCCGCCGAGGTGCTGGGCCTGGAGCGGGTCGGCGCCGAGGACAGCTTCTTCTCCCTGGGCGGGGACTCGATCATGGCGATGCAGCTCGCCGCCCGCGCCCGCCGCGCCGGCCTGCTCTTCAAGCCGCAGGACGTGTTCGAGCACGAGACCCCCGCCGGCCTGGCGGCGGTGGCCGCCGCCGGGCCGCTCCCCGCGGAGTCCGGGCCCGCCGGCGGCCACCGTGCGGGCGACGGCTCCCTCCTGGCGTCCCTGCGCCCCGGCGAACTCGACGACTTGCGGGCCAGGGTGCCCGGTCTGGTGGACGTCTGGCCGCTGTCGCCACTGCAGGAGGGCATGCTCTTCCACGCCACCTCCCACGACCGGGGCCCGGACGTGTACACGAGCCGGCGCATGCTGGCCCTGGACGGGCCGCTGGACACGGACCGGCTCCGGGCGTCCTGGCAGACGCTGCTGGACCGGCACGAGGTGCTGCGCGCCGGTTTCCACCGGCGCGAGTCCGGAGAGACCGTGCAGGTCATCGCCCGGGACGTGGCACTGCCCTGGCGGGAGGCCGACCTGTCGCACCTCCCGGAGGACACCGCCCGGGAGGAACTCGCGCGGCTCGCCCGCGCCGAGCGGGCGGAACGTTTCGACCTCGCGGCCGCCCCGCTGCTGCGGCTCCTGCTGGTCCGTCTCGGCGCGGACCGGTACCGCCAGATCATCACCGCCCACCACACGCTCATCGACGGCTGGTCCATGTCCGTCCTCTTCGCCGAGCTGGCCGAGGTGTACGCGGCCGACGGCGACGGGCGGGCGCTGCCGGCGCCGGCCTCGTACCGGGAGTACCTGGCCTGGCTGGAACGGCAGGACCGGGACGCGGCACGGGAGGCCTGGCGGGCGGAGCTCGCGGACACGGCGGAGCCGACCCTGGTGGCCCCCGAGGACCGGGTGAGCACACCGGTGCTGCCGGAGCCGGTGTCCTTCGAGTTCACCGAGGAGCTCACCCGCGGCGTGACGGAACTGGCCCGCACCCACGGGGTGACCGTGAACACCGTCATACAGGCCGCCTGGGCCCTGGTGCTGGCACGTCTGGTGGGGCGCACCGACGTGGTGTTCGGCACCACGGTGGCCGGCCGTCCCGCGGACCTGCCCGGGGCCGAGTCGGCGGTCGGCCCTTTCATCAACACCCTGCCGGTGAGGGTCGGACTGGTGCCGGAACAGCCCGTCGCGGAGCTGCTGGCCGGTCTCCGGGACCGGCAGGTGGCGCAGATGGGCCGCCAGTTCACCGGGCTCCAGGAGATCCGCCGGCTCGCCGGCCCCGGCGCCGTCTTCGACACGCTCGTCGTGTACGAGAACCTGCCCCGGACGGCGCGGGACACCGCCTCCCCGGCCATCCGTCCCGTCGGGGAGCCCACGGACATGGGCCACTTCCCGCTGGCGCTGATCGTGGTGCCCGACGAGCGGCTGCGCGGCCACCTCGTCCACCGCCCGGACGCGGTCGGGCGGAGCCGTGCCCGGGAACTGGTCTCCTGGCTGACGCGGGTGCTGGAACGGATGACGGCGGACCCGGCGTCCCCGGTGGGCCGGGTCGGCGTCCTGGACACGGCGGAGCGCGCCCTCGTCCTGGACACGTGGAACCCCCCGGCCACGGCGGAACCGGACGTGCCGGCACCGGAGCTGTTCGCCCGTGCGGCCGCGGCCGTGCCCGGCGCCGTGGCGGTCGAGGACGGCCGCCGCTCCCTGACCTACCGCGAACTCTCCGCGGAGACCCGGCGCCTGGCGCACCACCTGGCCGGCGCGGGCGTGGGCCCGGAGACCCGAGTCGGCGTCATCGCGGACCGTTCGGCGGAACTCGTCACGGCCCTGCTGGCGATCTCCCTGGCGGGCGGCGTCTACGTGCCCATGGACCCGGCCCACCCCCCGGCCCGGCTGCGCCTGATGCTGGACGACGTCGCCCCGCCGGTACTGCTGTGCACCCGGGACACCCGCGCCGTGGTGCCGGCGGCGTTCCCCGGCCGCATCGTGGTCCTCGGCGAGGCCGGCGCCGGCAGCGCGGAGGCCGGGCGTACCGGCGGTGACGGCCCGGACGCCTGGCGCCCGCCACGGCTGAGCCCGGCGAACGCGGCCTACGTGATCCACACCTCCGGGTCGACCGGAACCCCCAAGGGCGTGGTCACCTCCCACCGCGGACTGGCCAACCTCGTGGCCGTCCACATCGATCGGTACGCCCTCGGCACCGGCAGCCGGGTGCTGCAACTGCTCTCGCCCGGCTTCGACGTCTCGATGGCCGACATCTGGCCGGTGCTGTGCGCGGGCGGGCGGCTGGTGCTGGCCCCGCCGGGACGGCTCCACGCGACCGGTGAGGAACTGGTCGGGCTGATGCGCGACCGGCGGATCACCCGCGTCGCGATGACCCCGACCCTGCTGGCGCAGCTCCCCCCGGAGGACCTGCCCGACCTGCGCACGCTGGTCCTCGGCGGCGAGCCCGCGCCCGAGGACGTGCGCCGGCGCTGGTCGGCCGGCCGGGAGATGTACAACGAGTACGGGGTCACCGAGGCGACCGTCACCTCCACCCTGTACCGGACCCCGGACGGCCCCGGCACGCCGCCGATCGGCCGCCCCGTCGGCAACACCCGGGCCTATGTGCTCGACGGCTTCCTGCAGCCCGTACCGCCGGGCACGGCGGGCGAGCTGTACCTCGCGGGCGCGGGCCTGGCCCGCGGCTACCTGGGGCGGGCGCGGCTGACGGCCGAGCGGTTCGTCGCCTGCCCGTTCGCCCCCGGGGAGCGGATGTACCGCACCGGCGACCTCGCGCACTGGACCGCCGACGGCCGGCTCGTCTACGCGGGCCGCGCCGACGCCCAGGTGAAGGTCCGCGGCTTCCGCGTGGAACTCGGCGAGATCGAGGCGGCCCTCTCCGCTCACCCGGCCGTCGAACGGGCCGTGGTCGTCGCCCGCGAGGACCGCCCGGGCGAGCGCCGCCTGGTCGGCTACGCGGTCCCGTACGGAGGTGCGGTGGACGGGCGGTCCCTGCGCGAGCACCTCGCCGGGACGCTTCCGGAGTACATGGTGCCCGCGGCCGTGGTGACCCTGGACGCGCTGCCGGTCACCGGCCACGGAAAGATCGACACGAAGGCCCTGCCCGCCCCGGACCTCACCGGCAACGCCTCCGGACGGGCACCGGAAAGCCGGGCCGAGACGATCCTGTGCGCCCTGTTCGCCGAGGTGCTGGGAGCCGGGCGGGTCGGACCCGACGACAATTTCTTCGGGCTCGGCGGGGACTCGATCACCTCGATGCAGCTGGTGAGCCGCGCCCGGAGCGAGGACGTGGTCTTCACCTCCCAGGACGTGTTCGAGCACGAGACCCCCGCGGGACTCGCGGCGATCGCCCGGTTCGGCGACCGCGCCGGGGCCGGCCCGGACCACGGCGTCGGCGAGGTGGAGTGGACCCCCGTCATGCGGCAGCTCGGTGAGCGGGTGACCGGCGGCGCGTTCGCCCAGTGGGTGGTGCTCGGGTCCCCGGCCGGGCTGCGGCGGGATGCCCTGGTGGCCGCCGTGGCCGCGGTCCTCGACACCCACGCCATGCTGCGCCTCCGCGTGCTCCCGGGCGAGAACGGGCCGCGTCTGCTGACCGGCGAACCCGGATCGGCCGACGCCGCGGGCCTGGTCACCCGCGTGGACGCCGCTGGGATCGCGGCCTCCGGCCTGGACGCGCTCGCCGGACGGGTGGCGCGCGACGCGGTGGCGCGCCTGGACCCGGGCGCCGGCGCGGTGTTCCGGGTGGTGTGGGTGGACGCCGGGCCGGAGCGGACCGGCCGGCTCGTGCTGGTGGCGCACCACCTCTCCGTGGACGGCGTGTCCTGGCGCATCCTCGCCCCCGACCTGCGGGCCGCGTACGAGGCGGCCGAGGCCGGCCGGAAACCGGGACTCGAACCCGTCGCCACCTCCTTCCGGCAGTGGGCCGGCCTGCTGGCCGCCCAGGCCGCCCAACCGGCCCGGACCGCCGAACTGGCGTCCTGGACCGCTCTCCTCGACGGCGTCCGGCCGCCCCGCGGCATCGGTGCGCCGGACCCCGTGCGGGACACCGCCGCGACGGTGCGCCGCCGGACCCTGGTGGTGCCCGCGCGGCAGGCGCGGACACTGGTGAGCCGCGCCCCGGCGGTCTTCCACTGCGGTGTGCACGACATCCTGCTCGCCGCCCTCGCCGCCGCCGTCGCCCACTGGTGGCAGGACAGCGGCACCGCGCTGCTCGTCGACGTCGAGGGCCACGGGCGCGAGCCGCTCGACGGCACCGACGTGCTGCGCACGGTGGGCTGGTTCACCGGCGTCCACCCCGTGCGGCTGGACACCTCCGGCACCGACCCGTCCGAAGTGGCGGCCGGCGGCCCGGCGGCCGGCGCGCTGCTGAAGGCGGTCAAGGAGCAGGCCCGCGCGGTGCCCGGGGACGGACTCGGCTACGGGCTGCTGCGCCACCTCAACCCCGCCACCGGACCGGTGCTGGCCGGACTGCCGAGCCCCCGGATCGGCTTCAACTACCTGGGCCGCTTCCCGGCCGGCGCACGGTCCGACGCGGTGAAACCGTGGCAGATGGCCGGCGAGACGGCGATCGGCGGCTCCGCGGACCCCGGCATGCCGGCGGTGCACGCCCTCGAAGCCGGAGCGGCCGTCCGGGACACCGCCGACGGCCCCGAACTCGTCATCACGCTGAGCCGGCCCGCGGCCCTGCTGGACGACGCGTCGGCGGACCGGCTGGGCCGGCTCTGGCTGGACATGCTCGCCGGGCTGGCCGCTCACGCCGTCGACCCCGGAGCGGGCGGGCACACCCCCTCCGACTTCCCGCTCCTCGACCTCGCGCAGGACGAGGTCGAGCAATTCGAAGCGATAGCAGCCCAGCTCGAAGGAGGTCTGTCGCTGTGA
- a CDS encoding ParB/RepB/Spo0J family partition protein: MALTGHAQIDQLMVVEVEISSLSTAGSPRTSGADPEHVETLAEAQTPLPPITVHRSTMRVIDGLHRVRAAELRGQRKIAARFFEGDEADAFVLAVESNVTHGLPLTTADRKRAAGRIIASHPQWSDRMIASVTGIAPGTVAEIRRRRPEAQVGEVSRIGQDGRVRPVNGTEGRKLASRLIAQDPSLSLRQVARAASISPETVRDVRNRMMRGEDPLPGPRRGNKKRANGTEVPAAGRGGLRPAAVACRNPVQDRAAVLDRLRADPALRFSETGRTLLRLLTVHMMSPEEWDAIIDKVPPHCGGVVARLAGECAEMWAEFAQRVERKVAETA; encoded by the coding sequence TTGGCACTGACCGGGCACGCGCAGATCGACCAACTGATGGTCGTCGAAGTCGAGATCAGCTCGCTGTCGACGGCCGGCTCGCCGCGGACCTCCGGAGCGGATCCGGAGCACGTGGAAACGCTGGCGGAGGCGCAGACTCCGCTGCCGCCCATCACCGTGCACCGCTCGACGATGCGGGTCATCGACGGGCTGCACCGGGTACGGGCCGCCGAACTCCGGGGGCAACGCAAGATCGCGGCAAGGTTCTTCGAGGGGGACGAGGCCGATGCCTTCGTCCTCGCCGTGGAATCCAACGTCACCCACGGTCTGCCGCTGACGACGGCGGACCGGAAGCGCGCGGCCGGGCGGATCATCGCCTCGCATCCGCAATGGTCGGACCGGATGATCGCCTCGGTCACCGGCATCGCCCCCGGAACGGTCGCGGAGATCCGCAGGCGCCGGCCCGAGGCCCAGGTCGGCGAGGTGAGCCGTATCGGGCAGGACGGCCGGGTCCGCCCGGTCAACGGGACCGAGGGCCGCAAGTTGGCCAGCCGGCTCATCGCCCAGGACCCGAGTCTGTCGCTCCGTCAGGTGGCGCGGGCCGCGTCCATCTCCCCGGAGACGGTCCGCGACGTACGGAACCGGATGATGCGCGGCGAGGATCCGCTGCCGGGGCCGCGGCGCGGGAACAAGAAGCGGGCGAACGGCACGGAGGTCCCCGCCGCGGGCCGCGGCGGACTCCGCCCCGCCGCGGTGGCCTGCCGGAACCCGGTCCAGGACCGTGCGGCGGTCCTGGACCGGCTCAGGGCGGATCCCGCGCTGCGGTTCAGCGAGACCGGGCGCACCTTGCTCCGGCTGCTCACCGTCCACATGATGAGTCCCGAGGAGTGGGACGCGATCATCGACAAGGTTCCGCCGCACTGCGGTGGCGTCGTGGCCCGGCTGGCGGGCGAATGCGCCGAGATGTGGGCGGAGTTCGCCCAGCGGGTCGAGCGCAAGGTCGCCGAGACGGCATAG